A region of Cucumis melo cultivar AY chromosome 2, USDA_Cmelo_AY_1.0, whole genome shotgun sequence DNA encodes the following proteins:
- the LOC103494288 gene encoding F-box protein PP2-B10-like, whose amino-acid sequence MEEEEKGEEISDFSSLPEGVVAKILSFTTPSDACRSSVVSTTFVAAAQSDIVWDSFLPTDWEILISRRKPSNLNFDPISSSKKEIFFSLCDTPLIIDDGNKSFSLDKWSGKKCIMLGARELSIIWSDMPTYWTWEPHPESRFAEVAVLLNVWWLEIKGKLSCKMLSPATTYAAYFVFKMDERRYYGFDIVAADAAVAIVDGECCSSRVCLDPFLDIAPPKRRRTPCLRRNPLGNSMSRAKQPQERHDGWFELELGELHNNGGDDEVEFFLKEVNCNYSKSGLIVQGIDIRPKISRDLA is encoded by the exons ATGGAAGAGGAAGAAAAGGGTGAAGAAATTTCTGATTTCTCTTCGCTGCCAGAAGGAGTCGTCGCTAAAATCTTGTCGTTCACCACTCCATCGGATGCCTGTAGATCGTCGGTGGTTTCCACGACTTTCGTTGCGGCGGCGCAGTCGGACATCGTGTGGGACAGCTTCCTGCCTACCGATTGGGAGATTTTGATTTCTCGTCGGAAACCTAGCAACCTCAACTTTGATCCTATTTCGAGTTCGAAGAAGGAgatttttttctccctttgcgATACCCCTTTGATAATTGACGACGGCAACAAG AGTTTTTCATTGGACAAATGGAGTGGTAAGAAATGCATAATGCTTGGAGCAAGGGAACTTTCAATTATTTGGAGTGATATGCCTACCTATTGGACTTGGGAACCTCATCCTGAGTCAAG GTTTGCTGAGGTAGCAGTTCTTCTCAACGTTTGGTGGCTTGAAATAAAAGGAAAGTTAAGCTGCAAAATGTTGAGTCCTGCAACAACTTATGCAGCTTATTTTGTGTTTAAGATGGATGAACGTAGGTATTATGGGTTTGATATAGTTGCTGCTGATGCAGCAGTGGCCATTGTTGATGGGGAATGTTGCTCAAGTAGAGTTTGTTTGGACCCTTTTCTAGACATTGCTCCACCGAAGCGTCGACGTACACCGTGTTTGAGAAGGAATCCACTTGGGAATAGCATGTCAAGGGCAAAACAGCCACAAGAGAGGCATGATGGATGGTTTGAACTCGAGTTGGGAGAGCTTCACAATAATGGTGGAGATGATGAAGTTGAGTTCTTTCTTAAGGAGGTTAATTGCAATTATTCTAAGAGCGGCCTAATCGTACAAGGAATAGACATTAGGCCTAAAATTAGTCGTGATCTTGCATAG